In Salinigranum marinum, one DNA window encodes the following:
- a CDS encoding winged helix-turn-helix domain-containing protein produces MDEDRERNEGGRFEPEHTDEEVLDAVQKHEPAGTKEVADELGIARQSADYRLRRLLDEGRVSKKKVGNSLVWSAEE; encoded by the coding sequence ATGGACGAAGACCGCGAAAGGAACGAAGGCGGGCGGTTCGAGCCCGAACACACCGATGAGGAGGTGCTCGATGCGGTGCAAAAACATGAGCCCGCGGGCACAAAAGAGGTCGCCGACGAACTTGGAATCGCACGCCAGAGCGCGGACTATCGGCTTCGACGTCTTCTGGATGAAGGTCGGGTTTCGAAGAAGAAAGTCGGAAATTCTCTGGTCTGGTCTGCTGAGGAATGA
- a CDS encoding carbohydrate ABC transporter permease — protein MMALGEGAAGSYVPQRVQARVKRVSLVVVAVLVAIFVTIPVYVMVAVAVQAPQTVFAGGDVNLLVDSLTFRNFAVLFEETATVQYFTNSLIVTVSSTILSTSLAVAAGYGLTRFDFSGKTMAARAVLFSYMFSPIVLAIPLYVIFFTLGMLNSYFALTLALTGISAPFTIWLMWQYFQTVPISLEESAWVRGASRTRTLWDVVLPVARPGYVSAAIFSFAVAWNDYTMARVVMSQDEMYTITVGASLFLDRVSIGWGETMAVSLLICIPPFLIALFLQNYLLQGFNVGGLE, from the coding sequence CTGATGGCCCTCGGCGAAGGCGCGGCAGGGTCGTACGTGCCCCAACGTGTCCAGGCGCGGGTCAAACGTGTCTCGCTCGTCGTGGTCGCGGTACTGGTCGCCATCTTCGTGACGATCCCCGTGTACGTGATGGTGGCTGTTGCGGTCCAAGCACCCCAGACCGTATTCGCCGGCGGTGACGTGAATCTCCTCGTCGACTCGCTCACGTTCAGGAACTTCGCGGTCCTGTTCGAAGAAACCGCGACCGTCCAGTACTTCACGAACAGTCTCATCGTCACGGTCTCTTCGACCATCCTCTCGACGTCGCTTGCGGTGGCGGCCGGCTACGGCCTCACACGCTTCGACTTCAGCGGGAAGACGATGGCGGCGCGTGCGGTGTTGTTCTCGTACATGTTCAGCCCGATCGTACTCGCGATTCCGCTGTACGTCATCTTCTTCACGCTGGGCATGCTGAACAGTTACTTCGCGCTTACGCTGGCACTGACGGGCATCTCCGCACCGTTCACGATCTGGTTGATGTGGCAGTACTTCCAGACCGTACCGATCTCGCTCGAGGAGTCGGCGTGGGTTCGCGGTGCGAGTCGCACCCGGACGCTCTGGGACGTCGTGCTCCCGGTCGCGCGACCAGGGTACGTTTCCGCAGCGATCTTCTCGTTCGCCGTTGCGTGGAACGACTACACGATGGCGCGCGTCGTGATGAGCCAAGACGAGATGTACACGATTACGGTCGGAGCGAGCCTGTTCCTCGACCGGGTCAGCATCGGCTGGGGGGAGACCATGGCGGTGTCGCTTCTTATCTGCATCCCGCCGTTCCTCATCGCACTGTTCCTTCAGAACTACTTGCTGCAGGGCTTCAACGTTGGAGGGCTCGAATAA
- a CDS encoding phosphate/phosphonate ABC transporter permease: MSTDSVDAILARIERRILVRRILVFVGLAVAALAAYFGTGFLGARPVPDIVRFAQFDFFVAEFVKYLSPDFVDFTRLTQEEGIGGWRAIWVSVTNPSSIVETALSLRSSLLVSSIVITLSIGIVGTIIGFPFALFFGVLGSERVTPFPFNFLFRGVMSAIRAIPALVWVFIFAALVPLSPLTAMLAVATDTIGNLGRLFTDELEEIQEGPIEAIRSTGASGGQVINFGMLSQVSSSFVAWTLYILEINTRIAVSLGVVGAGGLGQYIQTNLNLFNSFRAGAGLLTLLFLVLSIELLSSRLRARLRPEEEEGRGFVEMLRDLADPDRWLGRVERS; this comes from the coding sequence GTGAGCACCGACAGCGTCGACGCGATCCTCGCACGCATCGAGCGGCGAATCCTCGTCCGTCGGATACTCGTGTTCGTCGGCCTCGCCGTCGCCGCGCTGGCGGCGTACTTCGGCACCGGCTTCCTGGGGGCGCGGCCCGTCCCCGACATCGTCCGGTTCGCGCAGTTCGACTTCTTCGTCGCCGAGTTCGTCAAGTACCTCTCGCCGGACTTCGTCGACTTCACCCGCCTCACCCAAGAGGAGGGGATCGGCGGCTGGCGGGCGATCTGGGTCTCGGTGACGAACCCGTCGTCGATCGTCGAGACCGCGCTGTCGCTCCGGAGCAGCCTGCTCGTCTCGAGCATCGTGATCACGCTGTCGATCGGCATCGTGGGGACCATCATCGGCTTCCCGTTTGCCCTCTTTTTCGGCGTGCTCGGCTCCGAACGCGTCACGCCGTTTCCCTTCAACTTCCTCTTCCGCGGCGTGATGTCCGCGATCCGTGCGATCCCCGCACTCGTGTGGGTGTTCATCTTCGCGGCGCTGGTCCCGCTGTCGCCGCTGACGGCCATGCTCGCGGTCGCGACCGACACCATCGGGAACCTCGGGCGGCTCTTCACCGACGAACTCGAAGAGATCCAGGAGGGGCCGATCGAGGCGATCCGCTCGACGGGGGCCTCGGGCGGGCAGGTGATCAACTTCGGGATGCTCTCGCAGGTCTCCAGTTCGTTCGTCGCGTGGACCCTGTACATCCTCGAGATCAACACCCGGATCGCCGTCTCCCTCGGCGTCGTCGGCGCGGGCGGCCTCGGCCAGTACATCCAGACCAACCTCAACCTCTTCAACTCCTTCCGCGCCGGGGCGGGCCTGCTCACCCTGCTGTTTCTGGTGCTGTCGATCGAACTCCTCTCCTCGCGGCTGCGCGCGCGGCTCCGCCCCGAAGAGGAGGAGGGTCGCGGCTTCGTCGAGATGCTCCGCGACCTCGCCGACCCCGACCGCTGGCTGGGTCGCGTCGAGCGGTCGTAA
- a CDS encoding ABC transporter ATP-binding protein yields the protein MARPIHFDTVRKEYNTAGTVHVAVDDLTLSIPEGSFTTLVGPSGCGKTTTLRMIAGLETPSSGRIAFGDEDVTDQSPQERHCAMVFQSIALYPHMTVRENIGYGLKIQGVPKAERDDLIDEAAATLQITEQLEKMPAELSGGQQQRVALGSAFVQDPDVLLLDEPMSDLDAKLKAELRVEVQRLHQELDATVVYVTHDQTEAMTMSDQVILLNEGRLEQFAPPGELFDRPVSAYVAEFIGTPSTNLLAATVEASTDEYVLSAPAFDVVVPAEQFANRVGERVTVGIRPQYLSADGGTYDLDITAEVIEQLGTEFVVHGYTNDGTAVDAVSASFGDVTNGDELNLSFEASDLFVFDADGQTICHGPDLVRENLSQPS from the coding sequence ATGGCACGACCGATCCACTTCGATACGGTACGCAAAGAGTACAACACGGCCGGCACGGTCCACGTCGCCGTCGACGACCTCACACTGTCGATCCCGGAGGGCTCGTTCACGACGCTCGTCGGGCCGTCCGGCTGCGGAAAGACGACCACGCTCCGCATGATTGCGGGGCTGGAGACGCCGTCGAGCGGCCGCATCGCGTTCGGTGACGAGGACGTCACCGATCAGTCGCCACAGGAGCGTCACTGCGCGATGGTGTTCCAGTCGATCGCGCTCTACCCACACATGACCGTCCGCGAGAACATCGGATACGGTCTCAAGATCCAAGGGGTTCCGAAAGCCGAACGCGACGATCTCATCGACGAGGCGGCGGCCACACTCCAGATCACCGAGCAACTCGAGAAGATGCCGGCGGAGCTCTCGGGTGGCCAACAGCAGCGCGTGGCGCTCGGATCGGCCTTCGTCCAAGACCCCGACGTGCTCCTGCTGGACGAACCGATGAGTGACCTGGACGCGAAGCTCAAAGCCGAGCTTCGCGTCGAGGTCCAGCGCCTTCACCAAGAGCTCGACGCAACGGTCGTCTACGTCACACACGACCAGACCGAGGCGATGACGATGAGTGACCAGGTGATCCTCCTGAACGAGGGGCGGCTAGAGCAGTTCGCACCACCAGGCGAGCTGTTCGACCGGCCAGTCTCTGCGTACGTCGCGGAGTTTATCGGCACACCGTCGACGAACCTCCTGGCGGCGACCGTCGAAGCGTCCACAGACGAGTACGTCCTCAGCGCACCGGCGTTCGATGTCGTCGTGCCGGCCGAACAGTTCGCGAATCGTGTCGGCGAGCGCGTCACGGTCGGCATCCGCCCCCAGTATCTCTCGGCGGACGGTGGCACGTACGACCTCGACATCACCGCCGAAGTCATCGAACAGCTCGGCACCGAGTTCGTCGTCCACGGCTACACGAACGACGGCACGGCCGTCGACGCCGTGTCCGCCAGCTTCGGAGACGTCACCAACGGTGACGAACTCAACCTGTCGTTCGAGGCGAGCGACCTGTTTGTCTTCGACGCCGACGGGCAGACCATCTGTCACGGTCCGGACCTCGTCCGAGAGAACCTCTCACAGCCGAGCTGA
- a CDS encoding ABC transporter substrate-binding protein, with protein sequence MSRRHRSRRAFLTAAGTTATVGLAGCLGNGSGDGGGGETSGGGSSDGGSDGGSGGGGGGDTSSTITYLSDRGDSKDVIDQIISEFEDEYDYTVDVTYTAKGTSTDEQLQKMRAANNPPDIVFDTASDAYRYQRDGNAAPVTDAVQGTGLPDPVNVGGESYFVPTMVEPLMGWYRNDIYEENPTTWENWLSEAQRASEEEDINGYVVQSGNTNNADTSVTQTLWQNDVDIYSGPEGDIEVTIDQGENRTRAVETFEWLASMAEYAPNGSGWEWGDAISALQQENAAAAMSVGGLPILTIMGNRPDLAERLSPTAFPVPDGKEQDKWWAYMEGHVVWADGEATDGAREFVKFFNESDRFMDFLLSAPLFQFPPTREGLDSEAYTTNETVQNNSEVMDLVRDNWDAFTTVLATGDDNAPNIVAADAYGQQKFGEAADQLLVGGLSPSETVDWLAEELRALQG encoded by the coding sequence ATGTCTCGGAGACACCGGTCTCGGCGTGCGTTCCTCACAGCAGCGGGCACCACAGCGACAGTCGGCCTCGCAGGCTGTCTTGGCAACGGTAGCGGCGACGGTGGCGGTGGAGAGACCAGCGGCGGTGGGAGCAGCGACGGCGGGAGCGATGGAGGGAGCGGCGGAGGCGGCGGGGGCGACACCTCGAGTACCATCACCTACCTCTCGGACCGCGGGGACTCGAAGGACGTCATCGACCAAATCATCTCGGAGTTCGAAGACGAGTACGACTACACAGTCGACGTCACGTACACCGCAAAAGGGACATCGACCGACGAGCAGTTACAGAAGATGCGGGCCGCGAACAACCCGCCGGACATCGTCTTCGACACCGCTTCGGACGCGTACCGCTACCAGCGTGACGGCAACGCCGCACCGGTCACGGACGCCGTCCAGGGAACCGGCCTTCCGGATCCCGTGAACGTCGGCGGCGAATCGTACTTCGTCCCGACGATGGTCGAACCCCTGATGGGGTGGTACCGGAACGACATCTACGAGGAGAACCCGACGACCTGGGAGAACTGGCTTTCTGAGGCCCAGCGCGCGAGCGAGGAGGAGGACATCAATGGGTACGTCGTCCAATCCGGGAACACGAACAACGCCGATACCTCGGTCACGCAGACGCTTTGGCAGAACGACGTCGACATCTACAGCGGTCCAGAAGGCGATATCGAGGTCACTATCGACCAGGGCGAGAACCGGACTCGCGCGGTCGAGACGTTCGAGTGGCTCGCGTCGATGGCCGAGTACGCACCGAACGGCTCGGGCTGGGAGTGGGGCGATGCGATCTCCGCCCTCCAGCAGGAGAACGCCGCCGCCGCAATGAGCGTCGGTGGGCTCCCGATTCTCACCATCATGGGGAACCGTCCTGACCTCGCTGAGAGGCTGTCTCCGACCGCGTTCCCCGTCCCCGACGGCAAAGAACAGGACAAATGGTGGGCGTACATGGAGGGCCACGTCGTCTGGGCCGACGGCGAGGCGACTGACGGCGCTCGCGAGTTCGTCAAATTCTTCAACGAGTCGGACAGGTTCATGGACTTCCTGCTCTCCGCACCGCTGTTCCAGTTCCCGCCGACGCGCGAGGGACTCGACAGTGAGGCGTACACCACCAACGAAACGGTTCAGAACAACTCCGAGGTCATGGACCTGGTTCGCGACAACTGGGATGCGTTCACGACCGTCCTCGCGACCGGTGACGACAACGCTCCGAACATCGTCGCGGCGGACGCCTACGGACAGCAGAAGTTCGGCGAAGCCGCCGATCAACTACTCGTCGGTGGGCTCTCGCCAAGTGAGACTGTGGACTGGCTCGCGGAGGAGCTCCGGGCACTGCAGGGCTAA
- a CDS encoding CaiB/BaiF CoA transferase family protein, giving the protein MTDGGRVAPSLLPGGEGRPLSDVTVLELGHIIAGPFCSMILADLGAEVIKVESPGGGDAIRDSSPIGNSSFNYVNRNKLSVTLDLKSDDGQAIFEELVANADVLVENFAAGTTDRLGVGYDDLKTANEELVYCSIKGFNQGPYERFPALDPVAEALSGVMSVTGHPGQPPVRSGTSLSDMAASLYAAVTVLGAMRQRQETGTGQHLTVPLFESTVALMGYWLAYTQAYDDVPDPMGASHPGWAPYDVFQSADDEWVFIGPSSDRQWRQFCDVLDLDIGDDERFAELESRLKNRTELHGIVEATCKQYTSDEIVERLQDGGVPVAPVNDMGDVRDDPHLEVTEALAEIKATEGEGARIRTPRFPARSTGFDRVESTDPPSLGEDTTPVLEALGYDEGEIDRLREAGVL; this is encoded by the coding sequence ATGACCGACGGTGGGCGCGTCGCGCCGTCGCTGCTTCCGGGCGGCGAGGGGCGGCCACTCTCGGACGTGACGGTGCTCGAACTCGGGCACATCATCGCGGGCCCGTTCTGCTCGATGATCCTCGCCGATCTCGGCGCGGAAGTCATCAAGGTCGAGTCACCGGGCGGAGGCGACGCCATCCGCGACTCCAGCCCGATCGGAAACAGCTCGTTCAACTACGTCAATCGGAACAAACTCAGTGTCACGCTCGACCTGAAGTCAGACGACGGCCAAGCCATCTTCGAGGAACTCGTCGCGAACGCAGACGTGTTGGTCGAAAACTTCGCGGCCGGGACGACCGACCGCCTCGGCGTCGGCTACGACGACCTCAAGACCGCCAACGAGGAACTCGTGTACTGCTCGATCAAGGGGTTCAACCAGGGCCCGTACGAGCGCTTCCCCGCGCTCGACCCGGTCGCCGAGGCGCTCTCGGGGGTCATGAGCGTGACCGGCCATCCCGGTCAGCCGCCGGTCCGGTCGGGAACGAGCCTCTCGGACATGGCGGCGTCGTTGTACGCCGCCGTGACAGTCCTCGGTGCCATGCGTCAGCGCCAGGAGACGGGGACCGGTCAGCACCTCACTGTCCCGCTGTTCGAGAGCACGGTCGCACTCATGGGTTACTGGCTCGCGTACACGCAGGCGTACGACGACGTCCCCGATCCGATGGGCGCGAGCCACCCCGGGTGGGCCCCGTACGACGTGTTTCAGTCTGCCGACGACGAGTGGGTGTTCATCGGCCCCTCGTCCGACCGGCAGTGGCGGCAGTTCTGTGACGTCCTCGACCTCGACATCGGTGACGACGAACGGTTTGCCGAACTCGAGAGCCGCCTGAAGAACCGCACGGAACTCCACGGCATCGTGGAGGCGACCTGCAAGCAGTACACGAGCGACGAGATCGTCGAGCGACTCCAGGACGGGGGCGTTCCGGTCGCCCCGGTGAACGATATGGGTGACGTCCGAGACGACCCACATCTCGAGGTGACGGAGGCACTCGCTGAGATCAAAGCGACCGAAGGTGAGGGTGCCCGGATCCGGACGCCACGGTTCCCCGCGCGCTCGACGGGCTTCGACCGGGTCGAGTCGACGGACCCGCCATCGCTTGGCGAGGACACCACTCCCGTCCTCGAGGCACTCGGCTACGACGAGGGAGAGATCGATAGACTCCGAGAGGCGGGCGTGCTGTGA
- a CDS encoding phosphate/phosphite/phosphonate ABC transporter substrate-binding protein — MSNRREFLELLGVAGAAGLAGCTGGSGGESTDAPTSTPGGASTEAATATETSTPVPFNDGRLTFYMSPSEPQQLMESQYEPVKSRFEEQLGVTAQLQYAAGYSAALQSLASGTGDVGETGPFAAALGVANDRCEIVLQRYGYGSWTYASVIVTQEDSDIESLSDLAGERVAFADRLSASGALYPLYMMKQAGLAIGDLPTDTGDADFTPQFSSHAEAFAALERGQVAAAGVGQFITLDDNRELKDGFRYVETEDGIPRAPVIVSPELSDEEQQAVTNAMLEASESMYLGADGEADTDDDLWFSDVREATNETYQPVVEVANELEITTELLDG; from the coding sequence ATGTCCAACCGACGTGAATTTCTCGAACTCCTCGGGGTGGCCGGTGCGGCCGGTCTCGCGGGCTGCACGGGCGGGAGTGGTGGCGAGAGCACCGATGCGCCGACCAGTACGCCCGGTGGGGCGTCGACGGAAGCCGCGACAGCGACGGAGACGTCGACGCCAGTCCCGTTCAACGACGGCCGGCTGACGTTCTACATGTCGCCGAGCGAACCGCAACAGTTGATGGAGTCGCAGTACGAGCCGGTCAAGAGCCGGTTCGAAGAGCAGCTGGGCGTCACCGCACAGCTCCAGTACGCGGCGGGCTACAGCGCCGCCCTCCAGAGCCTCGCGAGCGGCACCGGCGACGTCGGCGAGACCGGGCCGTTCGCGGCCGCGCTCGGCGTCGCCAACGACCGCTGTGAGATCGTCCTCCAGCGGTACGGCTACGGCTCGTGGACGTACGCCTCGGTCATCGTGACCCAGGAGGACTCCGACATCGAGTCGCTCTCGGACCTGGCGGGGGAGCGCGTCGCCTTCGCCGACCGGCTGTCGGCGTCGGGTGCGCTCTACCCGCTGTACATGATGAAACAGGCAGGGCTCGCCATCGGTGATCTCCCGACGGACACCGGCGACGCCGACTTCACGCCGCAGTTCTCCAGCCACGCGGAGGCGTTCGCGGCGCTCGAACGCGGGCAGGTCGCCGCCGCGGGCGTCGGGCAGTTCATCACGCTCGACGACAACCGCGAGCTGAAAGACGGCTTCCGGTACGTCGAAACCGAAGACGGGATCCCGCGCGCGCCGGTGATCGTCAGCCCGGAGCTGAGCGACGAGGAACAGCAAGCCGTCACGAACGCCATGCTGGAGGCGTCCGAGTCGATGTACCTCGGTGCCGACGGCGAGGCGGACACCGACGACGACCTCTGGTTCAGTGACGTCCGCGAGGCGACGAACGAGACGTACCAGCCCGTCGTCGAGGTGGCGAACGAACTCGAGATCACGACCGAGCTGCTGGACGGCTGA
- the phnC gene encoding phosphonate ABC transporter ATP-binding protein, which translates to MPRVSLQNVTKVYGEDTVALDEVSFEIDPGEFVVVLGPSGAGKSTLLRILNGLTSPTSGSVEIGGEPVSTAGSEVGMVFQMHYLIESLSAYRNALTGALGRTGDLRSVLTLYARADKREALRALETVGLLQEAEQRAGSMSGGQKQRVGIARALVQNPELLLADEPVSSLDPKAARDVMGYMKQAARERDLTTLASLHQVNIAREFGDRFIGIRDGEVIFDGSREELSMEVVDELYYGEGEGTFADEDGRGGSTESGQEDEATAGGVGT; encoded by the coding sequence ATGCCACGCGTCTCGCTGCAGAACGTGACGAAAGTGTACGGCGAGGACACCGTCGCCCTCGACGAGGTCTCCTTCGAGATCGATCCCGGCGAGTTCGTCGTCGTGCTCGGGCCCTCCGGCGCGGGCAAGTCGACGCTGTTGCGCATTCTCAACGGCCTGACCAGCCCGACCTCCGGAAGCGTCGAGATCGGCGGCGAACCCGTGTCGACCGCCGGAAGCGAGGTCGGCATGGTGTTTCAGATGCACTACCTCATCGAGTCGCTGTCGGCGTACCGCAACGCGCTGACCGGCGCGCTCGGCCGCACCGGCGACCTCCGGAGCGTGCTCACTCTCTACGCCCGCGCGGACAAACGCGAGGCGCTGCGCGCGCTGGAGACGGTCGGTCTCCTGCAGGAGGCCGAACAGCGCGCCGGCTCGATGTCCGGCGGGCAGAAACAGCGCGTCGGGATCGCCCGCGCGCTCGTCCAGAACCCCGAACTCCTCTTGGCGGACGAGCCCGTCTCCAGCCTCGACCCGAAGGCCGCCCGCGACGTGATGGGCTACATGAAACAGGCGGCCCGCGAGCGTGACCTCACCACCCTGGCGAGCCTCCACCAGGTGAACATCGCCCGCGAGTTCGGCGACCGTTTCATCGGGATCCGCGACGGCGAAGTCATCTTCGACGGCTCCCGCGAGGAGCTCTCGATGGAGGTGGTCGACGAACTCTACTACGGCGAGGGCGAGGGGACGTTCGCCGACGAGGACGGCCGCGGCGGTTCGACCGAGTCCGGCCAGGAGGACGAAGCAACCGCGGGAGGTGTCGGGACGTGA
- a CDS encoding sugar ABC transporter permease, with protein MSTSTSLPTRLADIDERRLLLLATFVPLVTFFFVVWAVPILYALGMSLFTDPTGASVFVGLENYAEILTAPDFLTFLWNSVVYAVSTTVFSLLLGLALALVVNQQIKGGNVLRTMMIFPYLLPTLVVIFIWQFLFDPNLGVINQWLLDFGVIDEPIAFFSTLRWAMPAVAITSVWKFGSFAFFILLARLQAIDPNLYERARVEGASSWQAFRDITIPHLRGAILIILLVRGIWMFNKFDIIYLATRGGPLDATTTLPIRVYELAFNEVNFGGATALAGIMFFLLAMVAVVYFKLFTPEEEVAA; from the coding sequence ATGAGTACCTCGACGTCTCTTCCGACACGGCTCGCAGACATCGACGAGCGTCGCCTGCTGCTGTTAGCGACGTTCGTCCCCCTCGTAACGTTCTTCTTCGTCGTGTGGGCGGTCCCGATACTCTACGCGCTCGGGATGAGCCTGTTCACCGACCCGACCGGCGCGAGCGTTTTCGTCGGACTGGAGAACTACGCCGAGATCTTGACCGCACCGGACTTCCTGACGTTCCTCTGGAACAGCGTCGTCTACGCCGTCTCGACAACGGTGTTCAGTCTCCTGCTCGGACTCGCGCTCGCGTTGGTCGTCAATCAGCAGATCAAGGGTGGGAACGTCCTTCGGACGATGATGATTTTCCCGTACCTCCTGCCGACGCTCGTCGTCATCTTCATCTGGCAGTTCCTCTTCGACCCGAACCTCGGCGTCATCAACCAGTGGCTGCTTGACTTCGGCGTCATCGACGAACCCATCGCGTTCTTCTCGACACTCCGGTGGGCGATGCCGGCCGTCGCGATCACGAGCGTCTGGAAGTTCGGTTCGTTCGCGTTCTTCATCCTGCTCGCACGCCTCCAGGCGATCGACCCGAACCTCTACGAGCGCGCCCGCGTCGAGGGTGCGTCGTCGTGGCAAGCGTTCCGTGATATCACGATTCCGCACCTCCGCGGGGCCATCCTCATCATCCTCCTCGTCCGCGGGATCTGGATGTTCAACAAGTTCGACATCATCTACCTCGCCACCAGAGGCGGTCCACTCGACGCGACGACTACGCTCCCGATTCGCGTGTACGAACTCGCGTTCAACGAGGTGAACTTCGGGGGCGCAACCGCACTGGCAGGGATCATGTTCTTCCTGCTCGCGATGGTCGCTGTCGTCTACTTCAAACTCTTCACTCCCGAGGAGGAGGTGGCGGCCTGA
- a CDS encoding DUF2391 family protein — MQERQKHKLADTAQQIVGGFLLAGPFVVTQEVWMLARNMTVYHSLFLVCAIMAIGYGGLYGADNDRDPSREAVFAGVPVRFISVMIVAFGSVATLAYAITAPDLFLSDLQQTDRLYVTFRAMSVAAVFSVVGAVTTDSLF; from the coding sequence ATGCAAGAACGTCAGAAGCACAAACTCGCCGACACGGCCCAGCAGATCGTCGGCGGGTTCCTGCTCGCTGGTCCGTTCGTCGTGACCCAGGAGGTGTGGATGCTGGCGCGGAACATGACGGTCTACCACAGCCTGTTTCTCGTCTGCGCGATCATGGCCATCGGCTACGGCGGGCTGTACGGTGCGGACAACGACCGCGACCCCAGTCGCGAAGCGGTCTTCGCCGGCGTACCGGTCCGGTTCATCTCGGTGATGATCGTCGCGTTCGGGTCGGTCGCGACGCTGGCGTACGCCATCACCGCGCCGGACCTGTTCCTCAGCGATCTCCAGCAGACCGATCGCCTGTACGTCACGTTCCGGGCGATGAGCGTCGCCGCGGTGTTCAGCGTCGTCGGCGCGGTGACGACGGACAGTCTCTTCTAG
- a CDS encoding TrkH family potassium uptake protein: MRVRVDWRVSCRLVGTVLKWLWVPLVFPLLIALFDGSAVGPFLVPMAGTVIVGLGLERLTEERDLGAREAFLMVALSWLSVAVVGAVPFVLAGEGTLAQPVNALFESMSGITTTGATVIVDFGRHSRAVFMWRAVLQWLGGLGILVLATAVLSQLSIGGAQLMETETQTRDLNKLTPRISETAALLWKIYLGLTGLQIAVLYGLHLAGLAPEMTLFDAVTHAFTTISTSGFSPRAESIAAFSPAVQWAVIPFMATGATSFVLIYFVLQGNFGRLRNSDEFRFYLAILGLFSLGIAGVLFADGGPHTNPEAIARHALFQVVSIVTTTGYASTDFNLWSSGAKHLLFVCMFVGGMAGSTTCSIKTLRWLVVLKAFRRDLFTTANPNAVRPVRLSGGVVTEETIRDIYAYTLVSLVFFIVATILVVVDASRARVPVTEFEAMGAAASTFFNVGPGFGIAGPFASYNPFPWSTKLLMTFLMWLGRIEIIPVLVLLTPSYWRS; encoded by the coding sequence ATGAGGGTGCGAGTCGACTGGCGGGTCAGTTGTCGGTTGGTCGGGACGGTCCTCAAGTGGCTCTGGGTGCCGCTGGTGTTTCCCCTCTTGATCGCGCTGTTCGACGGAAGCGCGGTGGGGCCCTTCCTCGTCCCGATGGCCGGGACCGTCATCGTCGGCCTCGGTCTCGAGCGACTGACCGAAGAGCGTGATCTGGGCGCACGGGAGGCGTTCTTGATGGTCGCACTGAGCTGGCTGAGCGTCGCGGTCGTCGGTGCCGTGCCGTTCGTCCTCGCCGGCGAGGGGACGCTCGCCCAACCGGTGAACGCGCTGTTCGAGAGCATGAGCGGGATCACGACGACGGGCGCGACGGTCATCGTGGACTTCGGACGCCACTCGCGGGCGGTGTTCATGTGGCGGGCAGTGCTCCAGTGGCTCGGCGGGCTCGGGATCTTGGTCCTGGCGACGGCGGTCCTCTCACAGCTCTCGATCGGCGGTGCACAGCTCATGGAGACCGAAACCCAGACCCGCGACCTCAACAAGCTCACCCCGCGGATCTCCGAGACCGCGGCCCTCCTCTGGAAGATCTACCTCGGGCTGACCGGGCTCCAGATCGCCGTCCTGTACGGGCTCCACCTCGCCGGTCTCGCCCCCGAGATGACGCTGTTCGACGCGGTCACCCACGCGTTTACCACCATCTCGACGAGCGGCTTCTCGCCACGAGCCGAGAGCATCGCCGCGTTCTCGCCCGCGGTGCAGTGGGCGGTCATCCCGTTCATGGCCACCGGGGCGACGAGCTTCGTGCTCATCTACTTCGTGCTCCAGGGGAACTTCGGCCGACTGCGGAACAGCGACGAGTTCCGCTTTTACCTCGCGATCCTCGGCCTGTTCTCCCTCGGGATCGCGGGCGTGTTGTTCGCCGACGGCGGCCCCCACACGAACCCCGAGGCGATCGCGCGGCACGCGCTGTTTCAGGTCGTCTCGATCGTGACCACCACCGGCTACGCGAGCACCGATTTCAACCTCTGGTCGTCGGGGGCGAAACACCTGCTGTTCGTCTGCATGTTCGTCGGCGGTATGGCGGGCAGCACCACGTGTTCGATCAAGACGCTGCGCTGGCTGGTCGTGCTGAAGGCGTTCCGCCGCGACCTGTTCACGACGGCGAACCCGAACGCGGTCCGGCCGGTCCGGCTCAGCGGGGGCGTCGTCACCGAGGAGACGATCCGGGACATCTACGCGTACACGCTCGTCAGTCTCGTGTTCTTCATCGTCGCGACGATCCTCGTCGTCGTCGACGCCTCACGCGCGCGGGTGCCGGTCACCGAGTTCGAGGCGATGGGAGCCGCCGCGTCCACGTTCTTCAACGTCGGCCCGGGGTTCGGGATCGCCGGCCCGTTCGCGAGCTACAACCCGTTCCCGTGGTCGACGAAGCTCCTCATGACGTTCCTCATGTGGCTCGGCCGCATCGAGATCATCCCCGTATTGGTCCTGCTGACGCCCTCGTACTGGCGCTCGTGA